One window from the genome of Ensifer canadensis encodes:
- a CDS encoding PLP-dependent aminotransferase family protein has protein sequence MAKQFEGPILPFLRLDAASALPKFRQVQDQLRMAILRGHLRAGTRLPASRILAEELDLSRQTLVRVLENLRAEGYLEARQGAGTFVSAALPRQLTKPRLTPVRGDASDIAAPRLSRIGELSREVSAEIGQMEHKPFLPNQPALDRFPFAVWRKCWNAVTRSGKAVAMGYGDIAGELVLRQRIAEYLALHRRDPCDPEQIVITPGGHAAFTLAALALADPGDGIWFEDPGPVTTSNLFRTLGLRLCPADVDADGMDIAGAMARHPDARLAFVMPSRHHPLGVTLSLPRRLTLLEWARTNDTWIIEDDYDSEFRYDGAPLPSMRSIDSHDRVIYAGSFSKALYPGIRVGYLVLPPQLVGSFRSLSGLIHRSVPVETQLALAEFIGGGHFASHLRRMRGLYAERRAVFVEAGRATLAGLARIDCSDSGLNALAWLEDGRNDRAVHAAVRDAGLQCYPLSDYTIATPRPGALILGYAGVPTDRMKPHLLRLAEAIART, from the coding sequence TTGGCCAAACAGTTCGAAGGCCCGATCCTGCCCTTCCTTCGCCTCGACGCTGCAAGCGCCCTGCCGAAATTCCGCCAGGTGCAGGACCAATTGCGCATGGCGATCCTGCGCGGGCACCTGCGCGCGGGGACGCGCCTGCCGGCAAGCCGCATCCTTGCCGAGGAACTGGACCTGTCGCGCCAGACCCTGGTGCGCGTGCTGGAGAACCTGAGGGCGGAGGGATATCTGGAAGCGCGGCAGGGCGCCGGCACCTTCGTCTCGGCGGCCCTGCCGCGCCAACTGACGAAACCGCGCCTCACACCTGTCCGTGGCGACGCATCGGATATCGCAGCGCCCCGGCTGTCGCGGATCGGCGAACTGTCGCGCGAGGTGTCGGCCGAAATCGGCCAGATGGAGCATAAGCCCTTCCTGCCCAACCAACCGGCGCTCGACCGCTTTCCCTTCGCCGTTTGGCGCAAGTGCTGGAATGCGGTAACGCGCAGCGGCAAGGCGGTGGCCATGGGCTATGGCGATATCGCCGGCGAGCTGGTGCTGCGCCAGAGGATCGCCGAATATCTGGCGCTTCACCGGCGCGACCCTTGCGATCCGGAACAGATCGTCATCACCCCTGGCGGGCATGCCGCCTTCACGCTCGCTGCGCTCGCGCTGGCCGATCCCGGCGACGGCATCTGGTTCGAGGATCCCGGCCCGGTGACGACCAGCAACCTGTTTCGAACGCTCGGGCTGCGCCTCTGCCCTGCCGATGTCGACGCCGACGGCATGGACATCGCGGGCGCCATGGCGCGCCATCCCGACGCGCGTCTCGCCTTCGTCATGCCGTCGCGTCACCACCCGCTCGGGGTGACGCTGTCGCTGCCGCGCCGGCTCACGCTCCTGGAATGGGCACGAACGAACGACACCTGGATCATCGAGGACGATTATGACAGCGAATTCCGCTACGACGGCGCACCGCTGCCCTCCATGCGGTCCATCGACAGCCATGACCGGGTCATCTATGCGGGCAGTTTCAGCAAGGCGCTCTATCCCGGCATTCGCGTCGGGTATCTCGTGCTGCCGCCGCAGCTCGTCGGCTCCTTCCGCAGCCTTTCGGGACTGATCCACCGCAGCGTCCCGGTGGAAACCCAGCTCGCCCTTGCCGAATTCATCGGCGGCGGCCACTTTGCCAGCCACCTGCGCCGCATGCGCGGCCTCTATGCGGAGCGCCGCGCGGTGTTCGTGGAGGCCGGACGGGCGACGCTCGCCGGCCTCGCGCGCATCGACTGCTCCGACAGCGGGCTCAACGCGCTTGCCTGGCTGGAGGATGGCCGGAACGACCGGGCCGTGCACGCCGCCGTCCGCGATGCCGGGCTGCAATGTTACCCACTGTCCGACTATACGATCGCAACACCCCGGCCGGGCGCCCTCATCCTCGGCTATGCGGGCGTTCCGACAGACCGCATGAAGCCTCACCTTCTTCGCCTCGCCGAGGCGATCGCCCGCACATGA
- the betA gene encoding choline dehydrogenase, producing MTDTYDYIIIGAGSAGCVLANRLSEDPATKVLVLEYGGSDKSIFIQMPTALSIPMNGTKYNWKYMTLPEPGLDGRRVHCPRGKVIGGSSSINGLVYMRGHARDFDEWEERGARGWRYANCLPYFQRAESWQDGGDAYRGASGPLATNAGNRMQNPLYRAFVDAGREAGYIATDDPNGHMQEGFGPMHMTVKDGVRWSTANAYLKPAMSRPNLTVITHAMTRRVILEGKRAVGVEYEFGGTRVVAKASREVLISSGPIGSPHLLQRSGIGPAAVLRKAGVAVLHDLPGVGENLQDHSEVYIQYACKEPITLNGKMGLLSRALIGAEWLLFKKGLSVSNHFESGGFIRSDVALEWPDIQFHFLPAAMRYDGKKPLEGHGFMVLTGPNKPKSRGHVRLRSPEAHEQPDILFNYLDREEDREGFRRCLRLTREIIAQPAFDRFRGEEIAPGTNVRSNDEIDAWVRETMESTYHPCGSCRMGEDAMAVVDSDLKVRGIAGLRVIDSSVFPTEPNANLNAPTIMLAERASDIVRGKPMLAASNADVGIAPGVGVTQRSGTPVRAVRH from the coding sequence ATGACCGACACATACGACTACATCATCATCGGTGCCGGTTCGGCTGGCTGCGTGCTCGCCAACCGGCTCTCGGAAGACCCGGCCACGAAGGTCCTCGTGCTGGAATACGGCGGCAGCGACAAGTCGATCTTCATCCAGATGCCGACGGCGCTCTCCATCCCGATGAATGGCACGAAGTACAACTGGAAATACATGACCCTGCCGGAACCCGGCCTCGACGGTCGCCGGGTACACTGCCCGCGCGGGAAAGTCATCGGCGGTTCGTCCTCGATCAACGGGCTCGTTTACATGCGCGGTCACGCCCGCGACTTCGACGAGTGGGAGGAGCGCGGCGCGCGCGGCTGGCGCTATGCCAATTGCCTGCCCTATTTCCAGCGTGCCGAAAGCTGGCAGGACGGGGGCGACGCCTATCGCGGCGCTTCCGGTCCGCTCGCCACCAACGCCGGCAACCGCATGCAGAACCCGCTCTACCGCGCCTTCGTCGATGCCGGCCGCGAGGCCGGCTACATCGCCACCGACGACCCGAACGGCCATATGCAGGAAGGCTTCGGGCCGATGCACATGACGGTGAAGGACGGCGTGCGCTGGTCGACAGCCAACGCCTATCTGAAGCCGGCGATGAGCCGGCCGAACCTCACGGTCATAACCCACGCCATGACGCGTCGCGTGATCCTTGAGGGGAAACGCGCCGTCGGTGTCGAATATGAGTTTGGCGGCACGCGCGTCGTGGCGAAGGCCAGCCGCGAGGTGCTGATCTCCTCCGGTCCGATCGGCTCTCCGCACCTGCTGCAACGCTCTGGCATCGGGCCGGCGGCGGTGCTGCGAAAGGCGGGTGTCGCGGTGCTGCACGATCTGCCGGGCGTCGGCGAAAACCTGCAGGACCATTCCGAGGTCTATATCCAATATGCCTGCAAGGAGCCGATCACGCTCAACGGCAAGATGGGCCTTCTCAGCCGTGCCCTGATCGGTGCGGAATGGCTGCTGTTCAAGAAGGGACTTTCAGTCTCCAACCATTTCGAGAGCGGCGGTTTCATCCGTTCCGATGTCGCGCTCGAATGGCCGGACATCCAGTTTCATTTCCTGCCCGCCGCCATGCGCTACGACGGCAAGAAGCCGCTCGAGGGCCACGGCTTCATGGTGCTCACCGGGCCGAACAAGCCGAAGAGCCGGGGCCATGTCCGTCTGCGTTCGCCGGAGGCGCACGAGCAGCCGGACATCCTCTTCAATTATCTCGACCGCGAGGAGGACCGCGAAGGCTTCCGCCGCTGCCTGCGACTGACGCGCGAAATCATCGCCCAGCCGGCCTTCGACCGCTTCCGTGGCGAGGAGATCGCTCCCGGCACCAATGTGCGCAGCAATGACGAGATCGACGCCTGGGTGCGCGAGACGATGGAAAGCACCTATCACCCCTGCGGCTCCTGCCGCATGGGCGAGGATGCCATGGCGGTGGTCGACAGCGACCTGAAGGTGCGCGGCATCGCGGGACTGCGGGTCATTGACAGTTCCGTCTTCCCCACGGAGCCGAACGCCAATCTCAACGCGCCGACGATCATGCTGGCCGAGCGCGCCTCCGACATCGTGCGCGGCAAGCCGATGCTCGCCGCCTCCAATGCGGACGTGGGTATTGCGCCCGGCGTCGGGGTGACCCAGCGCAGCGGTACGCCCGTGCGCGCCGTCCGGCACTGA
- a CDS encoding purine-cytosine permease family protein gives MTDHVARGGLSAAEIEREDAARHSAAAERGDAPLLPSERLWGFWEFTYANSALAIATWAFLIGGAIGLFVGPKEGIAAIVIGNIVGVVLTSLATTCMSGRYGVEQFIALRSQFGYNGSRVVYVLAVVLLTMGWLAVLAMMFGRSIDGLMALSAGEAANPTGVKMVIAAIGAILVTWFIVAKGPTSIKFFNMVVSPALVILMGVMLYLILSQRSFSELLALPALDPPFEDNTLNFIVAVEVNLAAGFSWWPYIGNLARLTKNERTAFWPNILGIFGAAALGEIVGLLAAVSLGESDPTIWMTKIAGPVIGIIALLFVAFANMTSMANILYTSIVGLRQVGTASVRRIPWGTVLFLFCLIPLGLVVFYPQMYDGFFIFLVWTSALNSALAGIGIVDYFFLRGQKLDMRSLHGPQQNGPYRFWAGFNPIGLLALAVGCIVYVVIFNPQTLASLPAFKYLTASIPACVAAGAVHYVLTRLFARGRGWGQYP, from the coding sequence ATGACCGATCATGTCGCCCGTGGCGGTCTCTCGGCCGCAGAAATCGAACGCGAGGACGCCGCCCGCCACAGCGCCGCTGCCGAGCGCGGTGATGCGCCGCTCCTGCCCTCCGAAAGGCTCTGGGGCTTCTGGGAATTCACCTATGCCAATTCGGCGCTTGCCATCGCCACTTGGGCCTTCCTCATTGGCGGCGCGATTGGCCTGTTCGTCGGGCCGAAGGAAGGTATCGCCGCGATCGTCATCGGCAACATCGTTGGCGTGGTGCTGACGTCGCTCGCTACCACCTGCATGTCCGGGCGCTACGGTGTCGAACAGTTCATCGCGCTGCGCAGCCAGTTCGGCTACAACGGTAGCCGTGTTGTCTACGTTCTGGCCGTGGTGCTGCTCACCATGGGCTGGCTGGCGGTGCTCGCCATGATGTTCGGCCGCTCGATCGACGGCCTGATGGCCCTCAGCGCCGGTGAGGCGGCCAACCCGACTGGCGTCAAGATGGTCATTGCCGCGATCGGCGCCATCCTCGTCACCTGGTTCATCGTCGCCAAGGGCCCAACCTCGATCAAGTTCTTCAACATGGTCGTGTCACCGGCCCTGGTGATCCTGATGGGCGTGATGCTCTACCTCATCCTCAGTCAGCGGTCTTTCAGCGAGCTTCTGGCGCTGCCGGCGCTCGATCCGCCCTTCGAGGACAACACGCTGAACTTCATCGTCGCGGTGGAGGTCAATCTGGCCGCCGGCTTCTCCTGGTGGCCCTATATCGGCAACCTGGCGCGCCTCACCAAGAACGAACGCACCGCCTTCTGGCCGAACATCCTCGGCATCTTCGGGGCGGCTGCCCTTGGCGAAATCGTCGGTCTGCTTGCGGCCGTCTCACTCGGCGAAAGCGATCCGACGATCTGGATGACCAAGATCGCCGGCCCGGTCATCGGCATCATTGCCCTGCTCTTCGTCGCCTTCGCCAACATGACCTCGATGGCGAACATCCTCTACACCTCCATCGTCGGGCTGCGCCAGGTCGGCACGGCGTCAGTGCGCCGCATTCCCTGGGGCACCGTCCTCTTCCTGTTCTGCCTCATCCCGCTCGGCCTGGTGGTGTTCTATCCGCAGATGTACGACGGCTTCTTCATTTTCCTCGTCTGGACCTCGGCGCTCAACTCTGCGCTCGCCGGCATCGGCATCGTCGATTACTTCTTCCTGCGCGGCCAGAAGCTCGACATGCGCAGCCTGCATGGCCCCCAGCAAAACGGTCCCTACCGCTTCTGGGCCGGCTTCAATCCCATTGGGCTCCTCGCCCTTGCCGTCGGCTGCATCGTCTACGTCGTCATCTTCAATCCGCAGACGCTCGCGAGCCTGCCGGCCTTCAAGTACCTGACCGCCTCCATACCCGCCTGTGTCGCTGCAGGTGCGGTCCACTACGTCCTGACCCGGCTCTTCGCCCGCGGGCGCGGCTGGGGCCAGTATCCGTAA
- a CDS encoding aldehyde dehydrogenase family protein translates to MDENVRNYLDQYGVSDATRRFLAKPQKMFIDGAWVDSGNGATFDVFEPSTSGLVTRVPSGTTEDLDRAVKAARRQFDGGAWRRLKPLERERLIHRLADLIEAHADELAEIEAIDMGKSVTFAREVDVQGTIDTFRYFAGWASKLHGRTVEPSLPGNYLAYTRKEPLGVVAAIVPWNFPLQTMAWKLAAALAVGCTTIVKPAELTSLATLRFGELVQEAGIPDGVVNIVTGRGSVIGAAMSAHPGIDKVTFTGSTPVGQEVGRTAVGHLKHVTLELGGKSPVLVLDDADLASAARAVVNGVFFNSGQVCDAGTRVYVQRSVHDAFLDELVAVTRTLKVAPGLDRDCYIGPLVSAQQKKVVSAYIEAGRREGAELIHGGGSPDRPGHFIEPAIFARCKPEMSIVREEIFGPVLVTDAFDELDDAVALANDSAFGLAAAIYSNDLSRVHGLIPRLNAGSIYVNAHSTIDPSMPFGGFKASGFGKDLGPEQLDYLMETKAVWITLP, encoded by the coding sequence ATGGACGAAAACGTCCGCAATTATCTGGATCAATACGGCGTCAGCGACGCGACCCGGCGGTTTCTGGCGAAGCCCCAGAAGATGTTCATCGACGGAGCCTGGGTCGACAGCGGCAACGGTGCAACCTTCGACGTTTTCGAACCTTCCACGAGCGGCCTGGTAACCCGGGTGCCGTCAGGCACGACCGAGGATCTCGACCGCGCCGTCAAGGCCGCGCGCCGCCAGTTCGATGGGGGCGCCTGGCGCCGCCTCAAGCCGCTCGAACGCGAGCGCCTGATCCACCGCCTCGCAGACCTGATCGAAGCGCACGCCGACGAACTGGCGGAGATCGAAGCCATCGACATGGGCAAGTCGGTGACATTCGCCAGAGAGGTCGACGTTCAGGGCACGATCGATACCTTCCGATATTTCGCCGGCTGGGCCTCCAAGTTGCATGGGCGCACGGTCGAGCCGTCCCTGCCGGGCAATTACCTGGCCTATACCCGCAAGGAGCCCCTGGGCGTCGTCGCGGCCATCGTGCCGTGGAATTTCCCGCTCCAGACCATGGCCTGGAAGCTTGCAGCTGCCCTTGCAGTCGGCTGCACCACTATCGTCAAGCCGGCCGAGCTGACCTCGCTTGCGACCCTGCGCTTCGGCGAACTGGTGCAGGAAGCCGGCATTCCGGACGGTGTGGTCAACATTGTAACGGGCCGGGGCAGCGTGATCGGCGCGGCCATGTCGGCCCACCCCGGCATCGACAAGGTCACGTTCACCGGCTCGACGCCGGTCGGCCAGGAGGTCGGGCGCACGGCCGTCGGGCATCTCAAGCATGTGACGCTGGAACTGGGCGGCAAATCCCCCGTCCTGGTGCTCGACGATGCGGATCTGGCAAGTGCGGCCCGCGCGGTGGTCAACGGCGTATTCTTCAACTCCGGACAGGTCTGCGACGCCGGCACGCGCGTCTATGTCCAGCGCTCGGTCCATGACGCCTTCCTCGACGAATTGGTCGCCGTCACCCGCACGCTGAAGGTCGCGCCCGGACTGGACCGCGACTGCTATATCGGCCCCCTGGTGTCGGCGCAGCAGAAGAAGGTCGTTTCTGCGTATATCGAGGCCGGCCGCCGCGAAGGCGCCGAACTGATCCATGGGGGCGGCAGCCCCGATCGGCCGGGCCATTTCATCGAGCCCGCCATCTTCGCCCGCTGCAAACCCGAGATGAGCATCGTGCGGGAGGAGATTTTTGGCCCGGTGCTTGTAACCGATGCCTTCGACGAACTGGACGACGCGGTCGCGCTGGCGAACGACTCCGCTTTCGGCCTCGCCGCCGCCATCTACTCGAACGACTTGTCCCGTGTGCATGGGCTTATTCCGCGCCTTAACGCCGGCTCGATCTACGTCAACGCCCACAGCACCATCGATCCCTCCATGCCGTTCGGCGGCTTCAAGGCATCGGGCTTCGGCAAGGATCTGGGGCCGGAGCAGCTGGATTACCTGATGGAAACGAAGGCTGTCTGGATCACGCTGCCATGA
- the speB gene encoding agmatinase, whose protein sequence is MASNSYETGRLNLPFVGICTFGKYPYQPDWDAIDADVAILGAPFDCGTQWRAGTRFGPRSIREASTLFSFGHGGAYDHEDDVTYLPSGEVSIVDIGDADIVHTDTMKSHANIEFGVRKILAAGALPVVLGGDHSVNIPCINAFAEDCEKNGPIHIVQIDAHLDFVDERHGVRYGHGNPMRRAAEKPYVSGLSQFGIRNVSSTAREGYEDARKMGSDILSVRQIRALGTDAVAERVPPGARYYVTIDIDGFDPSIAPGTGTPSHGGFIYYEVLEILAALVKRGTVVGIDLVEVAPDYDHSGSTSTLAAQVLMNLIGRVMHARGT, encoded by the coding sequence ATGGCCAGCAATTCCTACGAAACCGGACGTTTGAACCTGCCGTTCGTCGGCATCTGCACGTTCGGCAAATATCCCTATCAGCCGGACTGGGACGCCATCGACGCCGATGTGGCGATCCTCGGCGCGCCGTTCGACTGCGGCACGCAGTGGCGGGCGGGCACCCGCTTCGGTCCACGCTCGATCCGCGAAGCTTCGACGCTGTTTTCCTTCGGCCACGGCGGCGCCTACGATCACGAGGACGACGTCACCTATCTGCCGAGCGGTGAGGTCTCGATCGTCGATATCGGCGATGCTGACATCGTCCACACCGACACGATGAAGAGCCACGCCAATATCGAATTCGGCGTGCGCAAGATCCTGGCTGCCGGCGCGCTGCCGGTGGTGCTGGGCGGCGACCATTCCGTCAACATCCCCTGTATCAATGCCTTTGCCGAGGACTGCGAAAAGAACGGCCCGATCCACATCGTCCAGATCGACGCCCATCTCGATTTCGTCGACGAGCGCCATGGCGTGCGCTACGGCCACGGCAACCCGATGCGCCGCGCCGCCGAAAAGCCCTATGTCAGCGGTCTGTCGCAGTTCGGCATCCGCAATGTCTCCTCCACCGCCAGGGAAGGCTACGAGGATGCCCGCAAGATGGGCTCCGACATCCTCTCGGTGCGCCAGATCCGCGCGCTCGGCACGGATGCGGTGGCCGAACGGGTGCCGCCCGGCGCACGCTACTACGTCACCATCGACATCGACGGCTTCGATCCGTCGATCGCGCCGGGCACCGGCACGCCGTCGCATGGCGGATTCATCTACTACGAAGTGCTGGAAATTCTCGCCGCGCTTGTCAAGCGCGGCACGGTCGTCGGCATCGATCTCGTAGAGGTTGCACCGGACTACGATCATTCCGGTTCAACATCCACTTTGGCCGCACAGGTGCTCATGAACCTCATCGGTCGCGTCATGCATGCAAGGGGAACGTGA
- a CDS encoding LysR family transcriptional regulator — MINKVRHRVLHLSLGDAELRLLRVFASVVQHGGFSAAQSALGMTQATISTHMRHLEERLGLRLCSRGRGGFLLTDEGRLVYEAALELFGSLEKFQGRIGEAQGELTGSLSFGTVDAMITNRNLDLQGALAAFHAKAPRVHLEIDVAAPQVLHQGLLNGTYQIVLMPSVGRVTPHFRSQPAFSEMQKLYCAEGHPLFATPDGDLTDAVLETQSFAGRTYMLNETICGVNFTWAAATPHMEGTLLLLLSGAYIGFLPDHYADEWVRDGRLRLLAPERMSFEDLFHIAYPRNKPSRAAETMAQAITESVRKPS; from the coding sequence ATGATCAACAAGGTCCGCCACCGCGTCCTCCATCTCTCGCTCGGCGATGCCGAGCTTCGGCTCCTGCGGGTCTTCGCTTCGGTCGTGCAGCACGGCGGTTTTTCCGCCGCGCAATCAGCGCTGGGCATGACGCAGGCGACGATCTCCACCCATATGCGCCATCTGGAAGAACGTCTCGGCCTGCGCCTGTGCAGCCGTGGACGCGGCGGCTTCCTGCTCACCGACGAGGGGCGGCTCGTCTACGAAGCGGCCCTCGAACTCTTCGGCTCGCTGGAAAAATTCCAGGGCCGTATCGGCGAGGCGCAGGGAGAGCTTACCGGCAGCCTCAGCTTCGGCACCGTGGACGCCATGATCACCAACCGCAACCTCGACCTCCAGGGCGCGCTCGCCGCCTTTCATGCCAAGGCGCCGCGGGTGCACCTGGAAATCGACGTCGCCGCGCCGCAGGTACTGCATCAGGGCCTGCTGAACGGCACCTACCAGATCGTGCTCATGCCGTCCGTCGGCCGCGTCACGCCGCATTTCCGCAGCCAGCCGGCGTTTTCCGAGATGCAGAAGCTCTACTGCGCCGAGGGGCATCCGCTCTTCGCGACACCCGATGGCGACCTAACCGACGCCGTTCTGGAGACACAATCCTTCGCCGGGCGCACCTACATGCTGAACGAGACGATCTGCGGCGTGAACTTCACCTGGGCGGCCGCGACCCCGCATATGGAAGGGACCCTGCTGCTGCTCCTATCCGGCGCCTATATCGGCTTCCTGCCCGACCACTACGCAGACGAATGGGTGCGCGATGGCCGCCTGCGGCTGCTCGCCCCCGAGCGCATGAGCTTCGAAGACCTCTTCCACATCGCCTACCCGCGCAACAAACCCTCCCGGGCAGCCGAGACCATGGCGCAGGCGATTACCGAAAGCGTGCGTAAGCCGAGCTGA
- a CDS encoding ABC transporter ATP-binding protein codes for MTHAPVLKVENLQTRFKSVQRGKFVHAVDDVSIELYPGEIVGLVGESGCGKSTLGRTIVGLEKASSGRVLLDGVDLSGLSGAALRDSRRALQYVFQDPYSSLNDRQTVGEAIDEALVIAGTRSPEERDRRTKELLDQVGLASAVRDRHTRELSGGQRQRVAIARSLAVNPRVLICDEPVSALDLSIRAQVMNLFLRLQKDLGVACLFIAHDLALVRQAASRVYVMYLGKIVEHGPSQELYDHPGHPYSQMLLASAPEVDPRVEKLRKGPLMIGEVPSPTNPPSGCRFRTRCPLAVDDCAKAIPPSHGLSPGHSAACIFARDLHRGKRSALLQPEASVA; via the coding sequence ATGACACACGCACCGGTTCTTAAAGTCGAAAATCTCCAGACGCGCTTCAAGAGCGTTCAGCGGGGCAAATTTGTCCATGCCGTCGACGATGTCTCGATCGAACTCTATCCCGGTGAGATCGTCGGGCTGGTCGGTGAATCCGGCTGTGGCAAGTCGACGCTCGGGCGCACCATTGTCGGGCTCGAGAAGGCGAGCAGCGGACGGGTGTTGCTCGACGGCGTCGACCTCAGCGGCCTTTCAGGCGCGGCCCTGCGCGATAGCCGTAGGGCACTGCAATACGTCTTCCAGGATCCCTATTCGTCCTTGAACGATCGCCAGACGGTGGGGGAGGCCATCGATGAAGCGCTTGTCATCGCCGGCACCAGATCGCCCGAGGAGCGGGATCGTCGCACGAAGGAGCTTCTGGATCAGGTCGGTCTGGCGTCCGCGGTCAGGGACCGTCACACGCGCGAGCTCTCGGGTGGTCAGCGCCAGCGCGTGGCAATCGCCAGATCGCTCGCCGTCAACCCGCGAGTGCTGATCTGCGACGAGCCGGTGAGCGCACTTGATCTTTCCATTCGTGCGCAGGTGATGAACCTGTTCCTGCGCCTGCAGAAGGATCTGGGCGTGGCATGCCTGTTCATCGCCCATGATCTTGCATTGGTGCGGCAGGCGGCTTCGCGGGTCTATGTGATGTATCTCGGCAAGATCGTCGAGCATGGTCCGTCCCAGGAACTTTACGACCATCCGGGCCACCCCTATTCGCAGATGCTGCTGGCGTCAGCACCGGAGGTGGATCCGCGTGTCGAGAAGCTCCGCAAGGGGCCGTTGATGATTGGCGAAGTCCCCAGTCCGACAAACCCACCGTCCGGCTGCCGGTTCCGAACGCGCTGCCCCCTGGCGGTGGACGACTGTGCCAAGGCTATACCGCCGTCCCATGGCCTTTCGCCGGGCCACAGCGCCGCCTGCATTTTTGCGCGGGATCTTCATCGAGGCAAGCGATCGGCGCTCCTTCAGCCCGAGGCATCGGTCGCGTGA
- a CDS encoding ABC transporter ATP-binding protein, translated as MRDEPLLNVSNLTVDLLTAKSAVRPVDGVSYSVRQGECLAIVGESGSGKTVMNFAPLGLMPTGVSTMLSGSVKLEGRELIGLPEPEIQKLRGKSVGFIFQDPMSALNPVRRIGRQIAEMAELHLDMTPRAAEARALELVKLVGISDPVARLRQYPHELSGGLRQRIVIAIALAGEPKLLIADEPTTALDVTVQAQILRLLKDVQRRLNMAMVLITHDMGVVAGAADNIVVMYAARAAECGPVDKVLVSPRHPYTRGLINAIPRREDPIGSEFRGLPGIPPTLGAPIKGCALAPRCELAVPACSNSRRPLVRSDDGAVLVACPVVNQGKAAA; from the coding sequence ATGCGTGACGAGCCGCTCCTGAACGTCAGCAATCTGACGGTCGACCTCCTAACCGCGAAATCGGCGGTCCGCCCCGTCGACGGTGTCAGCTATTCGGTCCGGCAGGGTGAATGTCTCGCCATCGTCGGCGAAAGCGGCAGCGGCAAGACGGTGATGAACTTCGCACCGCTTGGCCTGATGCCGACGGGCGTGTCGACGATGCTCTCCGGCTCCGTCAAGCTGGAGGGGCGCGAATTGATCGGCCTGCCCGAGCCCGAGATCCAGAAGCTTCGCGGCAAGTCCGTCGGCTTTATCTTCCAGGATCCGATGAGCGCTCTCAACCCGGTGCGCCGGATCGGGCGGCAGATTGCCGAGATGGCCGAATTGCATCTCGACATGACGCCGAGGGCAGCCGAGGCACGTGCCCTCGAGCTCGTGAAGCTTGTCGGGATCTCCGATCCCGTGGCCCGGCTCCGGCAATACCCGCACGAGCTTTCGGGCGGGTTGAGGCAACGCATCGTCATCGCCATTGCCCTTGCGGGCGAGCCGAAGCTGCTGATCGCCGACGAGCCGACGACAGCTCTCGACGTGACGGTTCAGGCGCAAATCTTGCGGCTGCTGAAGGACGTGCAGCGTCGTCTCAACATGGCGATGGTGCTGATCACGCACGACATGGGGGTGGTCGCGGGTGCCGCCGACAACATCGTCGTCATGTACGCGGCGCGTGCCGCCGAATGCGGTCCGGTGGACAAGGTCCTCGTCAGCCCGCGTCACCCCTACACCAGGGGGCTGATCAACGCGATACCGAGGCGGGAGGATCCAATTGGGTCGGAGTTTCGAGGGCTCCCCGGCATTCCGCCGACGCTCGGCGCGCCGATCAAGGGCTGCGCCCTTGCGCCGCGTTGCGAGCTTGCCGTCCCCGCCTGCAGCAATAGCCGCCGCCCTTTGGTCCGGTCGGACGACGGTGCGGTTCTCGTGGCTTGCCCCGTCGTCAATCAAGGAAAGGCTGCCGCATGA